CGGCGCCATCTGGTCGCGTGTCACCGGACGGCGGTGAGGCTCACGGCTTGATGCCGTGGCGCCGCAGCAGCCGGTACAGGTGCACGCGGTCCATGCCCGCGGTGACGGCCGCCTGGGCGACCTTGCCCTGGTGCTTCTCCAAAAGGGCGCGCAGGTAGCGCCGCTCGAAGTCGTCCACCGCGCGGCGGCGCTGGTCGGCGTAGGGGCTGCTCGGGTCCGCCTCCAGCGGGTTGCTCCCGCGGGTCTCGTCCTCGGTGAGGTCCACGGCCTCCTCGAAGACGAGGCAGCGCTCCAGGTAGTTGCGCAGCTCGCGGACGTTGCCTGGCCACGCCGCGTGACGCAGCCTCGACTGGAAGTCCGCGGTGCTCAGCGCGGCCCGCTGCGCCTCGGTCGCGCCGAGCGAGACGAGGATTCCCTCCACCAGCAGCGGCAGGTCCTCCGGGCGCTGGCGCAAGGGGGGCAGGGCGATGCGCAGCACGGCGAGCCGGAAGAACAGGTCCGAGCGGAAGCGCCCCGCGTTCACCTCCGCCCGCAGGTCGCGGTGGGTGGCCGCCATCAACCGCACGTCCACCGGCTGATACGTGTTGCTGCCGACGCGGCGGATCTCCCGGTTCTCCAGCACGCGCAGGAGCTTGGGCTGCAGCTCCGCGGGCAGCTCGCCGATCTCGTCCAGGAAGACGGTGCCGCCCACCGCCTCCTCGAAGACGCCCGCGCGCCGCTGGAGCGCGCCGGTGAAGGCGCCCTTCTCGTGGCCGAACAGCTCGCTCTCCAGGAGGTGGGCGGGGATGGCGCCGCAGTCCACGACGAGGAAGGGGCCGTCGCGTCGCCGGCTGGCGTCGTGGATGGCCTGCGCCGCCTGGCTCTTGCCCGTCCCCGTCTCGCCCTCCAGCAGCACGGTGACGTCGCGCGACGCGGCGCGCTCCATCATCGCGAAGGACACGCGCGTGGCCACCGACGTGCCCACCAGCGTGCCGAAGCGCGTGTGCTCCGACACGGGCAGCCGGTTGCTCTCCGCGCTGAAGTCGAAGCGCAGCACCACCCGTCCCAGTCTCAGCAGGCTGCCACTGCGCAGCACGCCCTCCACCACCTGCACGCCGTCCACGATGACGCCGTTGAGGCTGTCCAGGTCCCGCACCTGCGGCCCCCGGGGCCCGATGCGAATCTCACAGTGGAAGCGCGACACGGTGGAGTCCTCCACCGCGAAGTCGTTGAGCGGATGCGAGCCCACCGAACAGACATCCGCGGTGGACTCCCACGTCGTCCCGTTGTGGGTGCCCTCCACCACCGTGAGGCGGAAGCGGCGCACCGTGGAGGCGTCGTACCGTCGTCCATGCTCGTACGGCAGCGTGACGTGCGGGGACTCCTCGCCGGCTTCCCGGGCCTCGACCTTCCAGAGCGAGTCGTTCTTCCCGTCTGGCGGCAGGTTCGGCGTACGCGCCCGGTCGGATGCAGACATGAGCTTCAAGATAACATGCCGACGTGACGCGCGGCCCTGCTCGTCCATTCTGCCTGCCTGGTGCGCGCGGGATGACCCCGCGGAAGCCCGGCCTGGCCTGAACACCGGCCGGGCTCCGCGTCCCCCCTCTCTCCGCCCCCCTCTGCCCCTTGCGACACGGAGTTCACGGTCGTGGTGGGTTGATCGCGACCGTGTGGCGAGGAGCGCGATGCAGCGTGCGTGCCGCATGCTCCCTCCTCGAAGCGAGGGCTCGGCTGTAGCGTGGAACGTCACAGCGTGGGCCCGCATGTGGCGTGAATCGCCACAACGGGCCGCGGGCGTCGATGAGGCACAGCGACCCCATCGATTGGGCCGCGCTCCCCCGGGGCCGTAGGGAAGGGCCGTGGCGCCTGGTCGTCCCGCGCGGGGCGGGACACATCCCCTCCACCTTGCTTGCGGGGATGGAGCGCCCCGGAGTTCCATCACATGCGGGTCACCCAAGCCGTGTGGAGCGCTCCCGTTCGCCGGGAGGAATGGGGCGTCAGAACGCCAGGTTGAGCTGCAGGGTGATGAGCTGGGAGGTGCCCGCGTCCTTGGGGATGACGACGCCGGCGGCCTCGGCGCCCGCCGCCTCCTGCTGATGGGCCAGCTGGTAGCGCAGCTTGAAGGCCAGGTGGGGCGCGTTGACGAACCAGGCGAGCTGCCCCTCGATGATGTACAGCTGGTCATCGTCCAGGTCGAAGCTGGGGTCGAGGAAGCTCAACCTGACGCCGGCATCCAGCACCTTCTTGTAGAACACGTAGTCGGCCTGCACCCACGCGCCGAAGCTGGTGAAGTTGGGCGCGCCGTTGCGTGGGTCCTGGCGGCTCAGATACGCCTCGCCGAAGAAGCTGAAGCGCCGGGCCTGGATGAAGAGGTCCACGCCGCCCGTGACGAACTTGCGCTCGCCCTCGCGGTGGATCTCGAACACGCCTGATTCAGGGTTGAAGTTCTCGGCGACCTGGTCCACGTCGCCCGCGGCGCCCTGAAGCGTGAACGAGACGTTGAGCGGGGGCGGCTCCTTGTCCCCGGACATGATGTACGGCAGCTCGCCATAGCCCGGCTTGCCCATGGGGGAGATGGTGGCGCGGGCGTTGAGTTGGTACTTCCCGGGTTCGGAGCGGATGGTGCGCAGCGGCGAGCCGCCGTAGATGCCCGCGTAGTACTCCAGGTGCTCCATGGTCCCGAAGACCGTCACCCCCTTGTCGCGGCCCGTCCAGTAGTAGTTGGCGATGGCGGCGAACTCGGGGAAGAGGATCTGCTGCGGCCCCCAGGACTCGTGTCGGCTGAAGGGCGTGTACTGCTGGCCCACGCGCAGGCCCACCTCGTCCACGGGCTGGAGCTCCACCAGCGAGTCGAGCAGGTAGATGGGGGGATCGGCCAGCTCCAGCGACGTCCAGAAGCGGATCCACGGCCGGAAGATGTTGCCGCGCATGATGGGGCGCAGGAACGAGAACGCGGTGCGCGACTCGGCCTTGCCGTCCAGGAAGACGGGCTCGATCTTGTAGGCCGCCTGCAGGCCGATGCCGAGCAGGTAGTTCCCGTCCTCCGATTGGATGTGGAAGCCGTTCTTCTCGTCGTAGCCGCCGGTGAGGCCGACCTTCTCGTCGTCCGAGTCCTCGTCGTCCTTCGCGTGGCCCACCCCGGGCACGAGGAGCCCGCCGCCCACGCTGGCGACCAGCGTCGCCACTCGCATCCAACGCATGCCATGTCCCCCACTGGACGGCCCCTACGGGGGTTCCCTCGGGGCCGCGAGGCGCACGCTGCCCACCGGGCTGGGGGCCGCCAAGCGCTCGCGGGCTCCACGCTATCGTCGAGCGGACGCCGCGCCCGGGCGCGCGACGGATGGAGGACAGCCACGTCGCGCCGGGGGGCGGCACATCACGGGCATGAAGGTGGAAGCTGTCGCGAACGTCGAGGGCCGCCTGTCGCATGCGCGGCAGACGGCCCCTGGACGACGCGCCACGTGTCGACGCGGGGCTACGGCTCCCGCTCGAGCTCCTCACGACCCGCGCCGCCCGTGCCCTGGCTGCTCGGGGCCTCTGGGGTGGCGGCGTACAGGTTGTCGCCGAACGCGTTCACCACCTGGGTGATGGCGCGCTGGGCGCGCACGCTGTTGCCCGCCTCGTCCAGGGGAGGGGAGAACGCGGCGATGGCGTAGCGACCGGGGACGACCGCGACGATGCCGCCGCCCACGCCGCTCTTGGCGGGGACACCCGCCTGGTAGAGCCACTCGCCCGTGTTCTCGTACAGGCCATTGGTGGCCATCAGCGCCAGCGTGCGCCGCGCTGTATCCGGGCTGACCACCCGCTTCCCGGTGACGGGGTTGACGCCGCCGTTGGCGAGCGTGGCGCCCATGGTGGCCAGCTGCTTGGCGGAGACGTTGACGGAGCTCTGACGGGTATAGAGGTCCAGGGCCTGCTCGCGCGGCGAGCCCAGCACGTCGTATGACTCCAGCAGGGCGGAGATGGACTGGTTGCGGGTGTTGGTCTCCGTCTCCGACTTGTAGACCTCCTGGTTGACCCCGAGCTCGTCTCCGGCGAAGTCGTCGAGGTTGCCGCTGATCTTCATCCAGCGCTCGTCCGGGGTCTTCGCCGGCAGCATGCTCACGGTGGTGATGGCGCCCGCGTTCACCAGCGGATTTCCGGCGCGGTGTTTCTCGTCCAGTTCGATGGCGATGATGGAGTTGAAGGGCTGGCCGGTCGCGTCGACGCCAATCTTGTCCTCCACCTTCTTCGCGCCCACCTCCTCCATGAGGCGCGCCAGGGTGAAGGGCTTGGCGACCGACTCGATGGGGAAGGGCTTGGACGCGTCGCCCGCGACGAACACGCGCCCGTCCACCGTCACGAGCGCGATGCCGAACAGCTTGGAGTCCACCTTGGCGAGGTACGGGATGTAGTCCGCGTTCTTGCCTTCCTTCGTCCCGCTGAACTGCTGATGGGCCTTGGCCAGGGCGCGTTGGATCTCCTGCTCGGAGGGCATGGCGTGGTCGCCGGGAGGCGTGGTCGCGCGCGCGGTGGCCGGAGGCTTCGTCGCCGTCCGTGCCCCCTGGGCCATGGTGACACCAGGAACCGCGAGGGCGAGCAGACAGCACGTGAGCAACCCGCTTTCTCGGCCGTGGACCTTGCGCTTCATGTCATCTCCTCCCAGCACGACGGGCCTTGGTGGTTGAGGAGTGGGGCGCCCGCCCCGTCGCCGCAATCCAGGGGAGGCGACCAGCAAGGCCCTCGCGCCCACGAGCCGGCGCATCGGTCGTCCAGGTCGAATGTCCCCTCCCTGGCGTCCAGGCTTCGCGGCGCGGAGGTGGCGGCTACCTTGGCCGGGCCGGCGGCGCGGGCCGCGGGAGGCCGCACGACGAAAGGAAGACGTTACATGGCGGAGCCGATGACCTCGCTGGAATCCGGTGTCCAGGCGCACCTGCTGTCCGCGGTCCTCAACCCCGAGCAGGTCCGGCTGGACGTGTGGAACCGGTTGCGCGAGGAGCTGATGCGGCTGTTGGCGAGGAGGTCGGAGCGGACCTTCTCTCCCGCCCACGTGGACCAGGTGCTCGCGCTCTTCGCGGAGGTCCACCCCATCGAACGGCTGTTCGTCTTCCCCGGCGAGGAGCGGCTCCACCGGTTGGCGGAGATGGCGCGCCGGCATGACGTGGAGGAGCTGGCCGAGGAGGTGCGGCGACTGGTGGCGCTGCTGAGCCTGCATCGGGACCGGGCGGTGCTGATCGCGGACGGGTCCGAGTGGAGGCCGGGCGTGGACGTGGACGCGCGCTTCGGTCCGGAGCGGACGCACTACTTCACGACGCTGGTGGTGGACGACATGGCGCCGGTGGACTTCGCGCGCGTGCGCCAGGGCATCCTCGACGCCCAGCGGGGGGCGCGGCAGTTCGTCTACGAGCTGCTCCAGGTGCGGTCGGTGGAGGACGCGCTGGTGGCGGTGCTGGTCAACGACGACGTGCAGGCCTGCGTCGTGCGCCAGGACCTGCCGCTGCGCTCGCGCGCCCCGGTGAAGCAGTTCCGCTCCACGCTGGAGCCGCTGCTCCAGCAGGCCGAGCGGCGCGGCGACGAGGCGGCGCTGGTGGTGGCGCGGTGGGTGCGCAGGCTGCGCCCGCACATCAACCTGTACCTCGTCACGGACGAGTCGCTGGCGGGTCGGGAGCTGCACACCGAGCGGTTGTTCGACCGCGTCTTCTACCGCTACGAGTCGCCTCACGAGCTGAACGTGACGGTGGTGGACGGCGTGCGCGAGCGCTACCGGACGCCCTTCTTCGACGCCCTGAAGGAGTACGCGTCACGACCCATCGGCAACTTCCACGCGCTGCCCATCGCGCGGGGGCACTCGGTCTACAACTCGCGCTGGCTCCGGGACATGGGGGACTTCTACGGCCCCAACATCTTCATGGCCGAATCGTCCTCCACCGCGGGAGGGCTCGACTCGCTGCTCGAGCCCACCGGCTCCATCAAGGAGGCACAGGAGAAGGCGGCGCGGACGTTCGGGGCGCGGCACACCTTCTTCGTCACCAATGGCACCTCCACGTCGAACAAGATCGTCCACCAGACGCTGCTCCAGCCGGGCGACGTGGTGCTCATCGACCGCAACTGCCACAAGTCCCACCACTACGGGCTGGTGCTGGCCGGCGCGCACACCGTCTACCTCGACGCCTATCCGGTGAAGGAGTACGCGATGTACGGCGGCGTGCCGCTGCGCGCGCTGAAGTCGAAGCTGCTCGAGCTGCGGGAGGCCGGGCGGTTGGAGCGGGTGAAGCTGGTGGTGTTGACCAACTGCACCTTCGACGGGCTCGTCTACCACCCGCAGCGGGTGATGGAGGAGCTGCTGGCGATCAAACCGGACCTGGCCTTCCTCTGGGACGAGGCGTGGTTCGCGTACGCGACGTTCATGCCCCTGGCGAGACAGCGCACCGCGATGGCGGCGGCGAAGCGGATGTCGGACCGGCTGCGTGGCCGGGAGTACCGCGAGGAATACCGGGCCTGGCGCGCTCGACGCGGGGACGGGGGCCTGTCCGGCGCCGGGGGACGTGCCCTGGACGAGCGACTGCTGCCGGACCCGGACAAGGTGCGCATCCGCGTGTACGCCACGCAGTCGACCCACAAGTCCCTGTCCGCCTTCCGCCAGGGGTCCATGATCCACGTCTGGGACGACGACTTCGAGCGGCGCGCGGCGGCGCCCCTGACGGAGGCGTACTTCACGCACATCACCACGTCGCCCAACCACCAGCTCGTCGCGTCGCTGGACCTCGCGCGGCGGCAGGTGGACCTGGAGGGCTTCGCGATGGTGAAGGAGGCGTACCAGCTGGCCATGCGCCTGCGGGAGCGGCTGCGCGAGGACCCGCTGCTGCACCGGTACCTGCGGCTGCTCGACGCGGACCAGATGGTGCCGCGGGGCTTCCGCCAGTCCGGCCTGGAGCGCTACGTCGGGCCGGGGGCGGCGACGGTGGACGAGATGACGCGCGCGTGGGCGAACGACGAGTTCGTGCTCGACCCCACGCGGCTGACGCTCTTCACCGCGCTCACCGGGCGCAACGGCTTCGCGTTCCGCAGTCAGGTGCTGATGAACCGGCTGGGCATCCAGGTGAACCACACCTCCATCAACACCGTCCTGATGAACGCCACCATCGGCGTCACCTGGGGTTCGCTGTCGTTCCTCCTGGACGGCTTGCGGCACGAGGTGGAGCTGCTCGACGCGAAGCTGGCCCAGGCGACCGAGGCGGAGCGCCGGCTGTTCGACGACCAGGTGCGGGCCATCACCGACGGGTTGCCTCCGCTGCCGGACTTCAGCGGCTTCCACGAGGCGTTCGAGCCTGAGGGTGGCGTGGGGGAGGGGGACCTGCGCACGGCCTTCTTCCTGGCCTACCGCGAGGAGAACGCGGAGTACCTGTCGCTGCCGCGGGCCGCCGACGCGCTGGAGTCGGGGCGCTCGCTGGTGTCCACGCGCTTCGTGGTGCCATACCCGCCGGGCTTCCCCATCCTCGTGCCGGGCCAGCGCGTGAGCCCGGGCATCGTGGAGTTCATGCGCAAGCTCGACGTGAAGGAGGTCCACGGCTACCGGCCGGAGCTGGGGCTGAGCGTCTTCACCGAGGACGCGCTGGAGCGGGTCGCCTCGCGCGGGCTGGAGTTCGAGCCGTCGGGGCGGCTGGAGTGGACGCCGGACGGTCAGCCGCCCCCGTCCCCCCACTGAGTCGGGCTAGCGGTTGCATTCGGGCGCGCCCGCCGTCGCCGTCCTGGCCAGGGGGAGCGAGAAGTAGAACGTGCTCCCGAGTCCGGGTTGGCTCTCCACCCAGACCTCTCCGCCGTGGGCCTCCGTGATTCCCTTGACGATGGAGAGTCCCAGGCCCGCGCCTTCCTTGCCGGTGCGCGCCTGCCAGAAGGGCTCGAAGAGGTGGGGGAGGTCGTCGGCGGCGATGCCAGCGCCGGTATCGCTCACGGAGCAACGCATGCCGTCCGCGAAGGGTTCGGCTCGCAAGGTGATGCATCCGCCGGTGGGGGTGAACTTGAGGGCGTTGCCCAGCAGGTTCGAGAGGAGCTGGAGCACGCGCTCGCGGTCCACGTAGACGGGGGGCGTGTCGTCAGGCACCTCCAGCCGCAGGTGGACATCCTGGGCCTCGGCGAGCGCGCGGTGCAGCTCCAGTGCTTCCCGGAAGAGGGCCTGGGTCGGCTCGACCCGTCGCTCCACCGTGAGGCGGCCTCCCTGCATGCGCGCCACGTCGAGCAGGTCCTCGATGAGGTGGGTCGCGCGGCTGACGGCCTTCTGGATGGAGGCCAGCGGGCGTGTATCGTCTGGATCTCGCTGGGACCCCGGACGCTTGAGCAGGCTCCTGGCGCTCAGGGCGATGATGTTGAGGGGCGAGCGCAGGTCGTGCGCGACGATGCGCAGCACCTCGTCGCGCAGGTGGGTGGCCTGTTCGGACTGGGCATGCAGGCTCGCGTTGTCGATGGCGAGTCCCGCCCGGCGCGCCATCTCCTCGGCCAGCGTGAGGTCCCGCTCCTCGTAGCGACGCCCCGACTCGGAGGTGGACAGCATGAGGATCCCCACGGTGCGTCCCCGGGCGGGCAGCGGAACGATGAGGGAGGAGCGCGGGGCGAGCCGGACCATCAGGTCCTCGTGTCGCTCATCCTCCGCCAGCTCGTGGAGCAATGAGGCCGGTATCTCCGGAACCAGCATCGGCCGCCCCGTCTCGATGACCTGGGCGGGCAGGTGGCCGGGTTCGAAGGGCACGAGGGGATATTCCCGCAGCAACTGCTCCAGCAGGCGGCTCTTCTCGGGGGTGCTGGCCCGGCCCGTCTGGGCGATGAGGCGCCCCTGGGCGTCGAGCGTCGCGGCGACGCACTGGTCCGCCATCGACGGGACCAGCAGTTGTGACACCGTGAGGAGGGTCGTCTCGGGGTCCAACGAGCTGGCGAGGATGGGACCTGTCTCGGCGAGCAGGCGCCGGGCCTCCTCGACGTACTTTCGTTCGGTGATGTCCTGGATTTGAGAGATGAAGTACAGCGGCGCGTCCCGCGCGTCGCGGATGAGCGAGACGGTCAGCATCGAGGTGATGACCTGACCTCGCTTGTGGAGGTAGCGCTTCTCCAGTTGATAGGTGTCGCGCTGGCCGCGCAGCAGCGCTCGCACCTGGTCCAGGTCCTTCGCCAGGTCGTCGGGGTGGGTGATGTCCTGGAACGTGCGCTGGCGCAGCTCCTCCTGCGTGTAGCCGAGCATGTCGCACAGGGCGCCATTCACGGTGCGGAAGCGCCCGTCCAGGTCGACCAGGGCCAGGCCGATGGGGGCGTGCTCGAAGGCGGCCCGGAACAAGGCCTCACGGTTGCGCAGCTCTTCCTCCGCCCGGACGCGCGCGCTGACGTCGCGCACGATGACGGTGAGCTGGACCGTCTCGTCCACCTGGATGGAGGCGATGGTGGCCTCGGCGGGGAACTCCTCGCCGTCCTTGCGGCGCCCGAGCAGCGGACGGCGTCCACCCAGCCCCCGCGCGACGCCGTCATCGACCTCGAGCGCCTCCAGGCCGTTGGGGAGCAGCAGGTCCAGCTCGCGCCCCACGGCCTCGTCCCGGGTGTACCCGAAGACGTGCTCCGCGGCGGTGTTGTACAGGGTGATGCGGCGGGCGGGGTCGATGGTGATGATGGCGTCGGCCGCGTGGTTGACGATGTTGGCGAAGCGGGCCTCGGACAGCCGCAGGGACTGCTCGCTGGCGCGCTGGAGCGCGTCCATCCCGGAGAGGGCGTTCGCGTTGCGCGCCAGGATGGCCAGGAACGCGGCCACCGTGACGAGCGCGAACGCCGAGCTGCTGAACGGCAGGCTCCGCACCCCGAGCCGCTCGCTGAACAGCCGGAGCCCCCAGACGAGGAGCGGCAGCAGGACGGTCGCGGGGAGGAGCCGGCGCGCCATGAGGCCCCCGGCGTCGTTGCGCAGCAGCACGCCCATCAACCCATGACGCGGGTGCACGGAGAGGACTCCGATCGACAGCAGCAAGAGCAGCAGCGCCGTGTGCACCGCGACCGGGTAGTAGGGCAGCAGGTGTCCCATGCCGTCCGGCCGGGGCTCCTCCAGGTAGACGTAGCTGATGAGCGCCTGTCCGGCGAGGATGGCCACCAGTAGCGCGACGGGCCGCGCGGGATGCCAGCCCCGCCGCGTCTGGACATGGAGCAGCAGCAGCGCCGCGCCGAGCAACGCGAAGCAGCTCGCCGTCAGGGGGGCGGGGCGGCCCGGGGTCCTGGGGGGCAAGGTCCGCACCTTGTCGTCGAACAGCAGGTGGTCGATGCCCAGGTCGACGGAGAACAGGTATTCGACCAGCGTGCCCAGCCCCAGAACCAGCACGCCCACGGCGAGCGCCTGACCCACGCGACGGGAGGCGGGGCGGGTGTTCTCGCCGAGCAACCACAACGAGGCCCCGCAGAGCAGCAGGCCCATGGCGGTGTTGGGCATCATCGCCCCAGCGCCCGGCGTGGAGACGACGAGGATGAGGCCGCGTGCGCCCAGGACCCAGCCGAGCAGGACGACGAGCGTCACCGCGACGGTGAACAGGCACACCGCGGGGACCAGCCTGTCGAGCACCCACTCGAACCGTCGGAGGGAATGGGTTCGTCTCGCTGCCGTCATGGTGGAGGCGGTGGCCCTAGCGAGGTTCGAGGATGGGATGGGACTGCTTCCTCGAACGTGGTGCCGCGCCACCGCCCGGGCCAGCGGTGCGCTCGCGGGAGGCCCCGCGCCCGGTCGGCGGGCCGTGGCGTGCCCTCACCCTGGCGGGGAGGGCGGGGCCTGCTCGGGGGCATGGGGTCGTTCCCAGCGGATCCACCGCAGGTCCTTCACGACCAGGGTGTAGAGCACCGGCACGAGCAGCAGCGTGAGCACCGTGGCCACCGTGAGGCCGCCAATCTGGGCGTAGCACAGCGGTTGCCACAGCGGGCCGCCGTGCAGCGCGAGCGGGAAGAGGCCGAGCACGGTGGCGGCCACCGTCACCAGCACGGGCCGCAGGCGGTGCACGCCCGCGTCGAGCAGCGCCTCGCGCAGAGGGTCGCCGCGCTCGTGTGCCTCCTCGATGTAGTCGAAGAGCACGATGATGTGGCTGACGATGACGCCCATGAGGCTGATGATGCCCAGGAAGGCCATGAAGCTCAGGGGCGCGCCCATGACGACCAGCGACACCACCGCCGCCATCGCCCCGAAGGGCAGGGTGGCGAAGACGACCAACGGCTTGACGGCGTCGCGGAACTGGATGACCAGCATCACGTAGATGGCGACGATAAGCAGCCCGAGCACGACCATCATGCTGGCGAAGCTCTTCTTCTGCTCCTCCTCCTCGCCGCCGACCTCCAGCGTGTAGCCCACGGGGAGGCTCGCCTGGAGCGCCTCGAGGCCCGGCCGGGCCTCCTTCATGACCTCGGAGGGAAGGACACCGGCCTGGGGGAAGGTGGAGACGGTGATGGTGCGGAACTGGTTGCGACGGCGGATCTTCTCCGTCTGGAGCGAGTACGTCACGCGGGACACCTGCCGCAGCGGCACCTTCTGGGGCGTGGTGGTCGAGCTGACATAGAGGTTCTCCACGTCACCGAGCTGGGCGCGCTCCTCCGCGCGCAGCCGCGCCACGATGTCGATCTGGTGGATGCCCTCGTTGAGCTGGCCCACCGTCATGCCGTTCATCGCCACCGCGGACGAGGTGGCCACGTCCAGGTTGGTGACGCCGGCCAGGTTGGCCCGGTCCGGGTCCACCTCCAGCTTCACGGAGAAGGTGTCGCTGCCCCAGTCGTCGCGCGTGCGCGCGGTGCCCGGCAGCGAGCGGAACAGGGCCTTGGCGCGGTCCGCGACGAGCCGCAGCTGGGTGATGTCCTCGCCGGAGACGCGGATGGACACGGGGATGCCCACGGGCTTGCCCGTCTCCAGCTCCCGGACGTCCACGCGCGCGCCCGCGATGCCCTGGGACAGGCGCTGCTGGAGCAGCGGCACCAGGACGCGGGTGTCCTCCTTGTCCCGCACCTGGACCACGAGCTGCGCGTAGTTGAGCTGTTGCAGCTCCGGCGCCACGGAGAACCAGAAGCGCGGCCCACCGCCTCCGATGAACTCCGTCACCGACTCGAGGACGCGCCGGGGCTGTCCGTCGTCCCCCGGGTGCGCGGCGCCATATTCCTGGCACACCTGCTCGATGAGGGTGGTGGCCTCGCGGGCCTTGTCCC
The genomic region above belongs to Myxococcus stipitatus and contains:
- a CDS encoding PAS domain S-box protein, which produces MLDRLVPAVCLFTVAVTLVVLLGWVLGARGLILVVSTPGAGAMMPNTAMGLLLCGASLWLLGENTRPASRRVGQALAVGVLVLGLGTLVEYLFSVDLGIDHLLFDDKVRTLPPRTPGRPAPLTASCFALLGAALLLLHVQTRRGWHPARPVALLVAILAGQALISYVYLEEPRPDGMGHLLPYYPVAVHTALLLLLLSIGVLSVHPRHGLMGVLLRNDAGGLMARRLLPATVLLPLLVWGLRLFSERLGVRSLPFSSSAFALVTVAAFLAILARNANALSGMDALQRASEQSLRLSEARFANIVNHAADAIITIDPARRITLYNTAAEHVFGYTRDEAVGRELDLLLPNGLEALEVDDGVARGLGGRRPLLGRRKDGEEFPAEATIASIQVDETVQLTVIVRDVSARVRAEEELRNREALFRAAFEHAPIGLALVDLDGRFRTVNGALCDMLGYTQEELRQRTFQDITHPDDLAKDLDQVRALLRGQRDTYQLEKRYLHKRGQVITSMLTVSLIRDARDAPLYFISQIQDITERKYVEEARRLLAETGPILASSLDPETTLLTVSQLLVPSMADQCVAATLDAQGRLIAQTGRASTPEKSRLLEQLLREYPLVPFEPGHLPAQVIETGRPMLVPEIPASLLHELAEDERHEDLMVRLAPRSSLIVPLPARGRTVGILMLSTSESGRRYEERDLTLAEEMARRAGLAIDNASLHAQSEQATHLRDEVLRIVAHDLRSPLNIIALSARSLLKRPGSQRDPDDTRPLASIQKAVSRATHLIEDLLDVARMQGGRLTVERRVEPTQALFREALELHRALAEAQDVHLRLEVPDDTPPVYVDRERVLQLLSNLLGNALKFTPTGGCITLRAEPFADGMRCSVSDTGAGIAADDLPHLFEPFWQARTGKEGAGLGLSIVKGITEAHGGEVWVESQPGLGSTFYFSLPLARTATAGAPECNR
- a CDS encoding porin; translation: MRWMRVATLVASVGGGLLVPGVGHAKDDEDSDDEKVGLTGGYDEKNGFHIQSEDGNYLLGIGLQAAYKIEPVFLDGKAESRTAFSFLRPIMRGNIFRPWIRFWTSLELADPPIYLLDSLVELQPVDEVGLRVGQQYTPFSRHESWGPQQILFPEFAAIANYYWTGRDKGVTVFGTMEHLEYYAGIYGGSPLRTIRSEPGKYQLNARATISPMGKPGYGELPYIMSGDKEPPPLNVSFTLQGAAGDVDQVAENFNPESGVFEIHREGERKFVTGGVDLFIQARRFSFFGEAYLSRQDPRNGAPNFTSFGAWVQADYVFYKKVLDAGVRLSFLDPSFDLDDDQLYIIEGQLAWFVNAPHLAFKLRYQLAHQQEAAGAEAAGVVIPKDAGTSQLITLQLNLAF
- a CDS encoding sigma 54-interacting transcriptional regulator, with protein sequence MSASDRARTPNLPPDGKNDSLWKVEAREAGEESPHVTLPYEHGRRYDASTVRRFRLTVVEGTHNGTTWESTADVCSVGSHPLNDFAVEDSTVSRFHCEIRIGPRGPQVRDLDSLNGVIVDGVQVVEGVLRSGSLLRLGRVVLRFDFSAESNRLPVSEHTRFGTLVGTSVATRVSFAMMERAASRDVTVLLEGETGTGKSQAAQAIHDASRRRDGPFLVVDCGAIPAHLLESELFGHEKGAFTGALQRRAGVFEEAVGGTVFLDEIGELPAELQPKLLRVLENREIRRVGSNTYQPVDVRLMAATHRDLRAEVNAGRFRSDLFFRLAVLRIALPPLRQRPEDLPLLVEGILVSLGATEAQRAALSTADFQSRLRHAAWPGNVRELRNYLERCLVFEEAVDLTEDETRGSNPLEADPSSPYADQRRRAVDDFERRYLRALLEKHQGKVAQAAVTAGMDRVHLYRLLRRHGIKP
- the glsA gene encoding glutaminase A codes for the protein MKRKVHGRESGLLTCCLLALAVPGVTMAQGARTATKPPATARATTPPGDHAMPSEQEIQRALAKAHQQFSGTKEGKNADYIPYLAKVDSKLFGIALVTVDGRVFVAGDASKPFPIESVAKPFTLARLMEEVGAKKVEDKIGVDATGQPFNSIIAIELDEKHRAGNPLVNAGAITTVSMLPAKTPDERWMKISGNLDDFAGDELGVNQEVYKSETETNTRNQSISALLESYDVLGSPREQALDLYTRQSSVNVSAKQLATMGATLANGGVNPVTGKRVVSPDTARRTLALMATNGLYENTGEWLYQAGVPAKSGVGGGIVAVVPGRYAIAAFSPPLDEAGNSVRAQRAITQVVNAFGDNLYAATPEAPSSQGTGGAGREELEREP
- a CDS encoding aminotransferase class I/II-fold pyridoxal phosphate-dependent enzyme produces the protein MAEPMTSLESGVQAHLLSAVLNPEQVRLDVWNRLREELMRLLARRSERTFSPAHVDQVLALFAEVHPIERLFVFPGEERLHRLAEMARRHDVEELAEEVRRLVALLSLHRDRAVLIADGSEWRPGVDVDARFGPERTHYFTTLVVDDMAPVDFARVRQGILDAQRGARQFVYELLQVRSVEDALVAVLVNDDVQACVVRQDLPLRSRAPVKQFRSTLEPLLQQAERRGDEAALVVARWVRRLRPHINLYLVTDESLAGRELHTERLFDRVFYRYESPHELNVTVVDGVRERYRTPFFDALKEYASRPIGNFHALPIARGHSVYNSRWLRDMGDFYGPNIFMAESSSTAGGLDSLLEPTGSIKEAQEKAARTFGARHTFFVTNGTSTSNKIVHQTLLQPGDVVLIDRNCHKSHHYGLVLAGAHTVYLDAYPVKEYAMYGGVPLRALKSKLLELREAGRLERVKLVVLTNCTFDGLVYHPQRVMEELLAIKPDLAFLWDEAWFAYATFMPLARQRTAMAAAKRMSDRLRGREYREEYRAWRARRGDGGLSGAGGRALDERLLPDPDKVRIRVYATQSTHKSLSAFRQGSMIHVWDDDFERRAAAPLTEAYFTHITTSPNHQLVASLDLARRQVDLEGFAMVKEAYQLAMRLRERLREDPLLHRYLRLLDADQMVPRGFRQSGLERYVGPGAATVDEMTRAWANDEFVLDPTRLTLFTALTGRNGFAFRSQVLMNRLGIQVNHTSINTVLMNATIGVTWGSLSFLLDGLRHEVELLDAKLAQATEAERRLFDDQVRAITDGLPPLPDFSGFHEAFEPEGGVGEGDLRTAFFLAYREENAEYLSLPRAADALESGRSLVSTRFVVPYPPGFPILVPGQRVSPGIVEFMRKLDVKEVHGYRPELGLSVFTEDALERVASRGLEFEPSGRLEWTPDGQPPPSPH